A genomic region of Pseudomonas sp. RSB 5.4 contains the following coding sequences:
- a CDS encoding symmetrical bis(5'-nucleosyl)-tetraphosphatase: MTTYAVGDLQGCLEPLKCLLKQVAFDPELDRLWLVGDLVNRGPQSLETLRFLYGMRDSLVCVLGNHDLHLLAAANNIERLKKSDTLREIIEAPDAADLLEWLRQQKLMHYDEQREIAMVHAGIPPQWSLRKALKYAAEAEAALRDDNLFPLYLDGMYGNEPAKWDSELTGVTRLRVITNYFTRMRFCTAEGKLDLKSKEGLDTAPPGYKPWFQHKERKTRGLRIIFGHWAALEGDVHEPGISALDTGCVWGGSLTLMNVDSGERVSCKCDEHGGLVPTVTPLIPETPPVSAPR, encoded by the coding sequence CTGCCTCGAACCGCTCAAATGTCTGCTCAAGCAAGTGGCTTTCGACCCGGAGCTCGATCGGCTGTGGCTGGTCGGCGACCTGGTCAACCGCGGCCCGCAATCGCTGGAGACCCTGCGTTTTCTCTACGGCATGCGTGACTCGCTGGTTTGCGTACTGGGTAACCATGACCTGCACCTGCTCGCTGCGGCCAACAACATTGAGCGCCTGAAGAAATCCGATACCCTGCGCGAGATCATTGAAGCCCCCGACGCGGCCGATCTGCTCGAGTGGCTGCGCCAGCAAAAGCTCATGCACTACGACGAGCAACGCGAAATTGCCATGGTGCATGCGGGCATTCCTCCGCAGTGGTCCTTGCGCAAGGCCCTGAAGTACGCGGCCGAGGCCGAAGCGGCATTGCGTGACGACAACCTGTTTCCGCTTTACCTGGACGGCATGTACGGCAATGAGCCGGCGAAATGGGACAGCGAGCTCACGGGCGTGACCCGCCTGCGCGTCATCACCAACTATTTCACCCGCATGCGCTTCTGCACCGCCGAGGGCAAGCTCGACCTCAAGAGCAAGGAAGGCCTCGACACCGCCCCGCCGGGCTACAAGCCCTGGTTCCAGCACAAGGAGCGCAAGACCCGCGGTCTGCGGATCATCTTCGGTCACTGGGCTGCGCTGGAAGGCGATGTTCACGAACCAGGCATCTCGGCGCTCGACACCGGTTGTGTCTGGGGCGGCAGCCTGACGCTGATGAACGTCGACAGCGGCGAGCGCGTGTCGTGCAAATGCGATGAGCACGGCGGGCTTGTACCAACCGTCACCCCACTTATCCCCGAAACTCCGCCAGTCAGCGCCCCGCGTTAG
- the glpE gene encoding thiosulfate sulfurtransferase GlpE, translated as MSEFKRIPPEQAQALRERGAVVVDVRDPATFAALHISGSKHLDNHSLHAFIQGADLDAPTVVVCYHGNSSQGAAAYLISQGFSDVYSMDGGFELWRTTYPAETAQGTPE; from the coding sequence ATGAGCGAATTCAAACGAATCCCCCCGGAACAGGCCCAGGCCCTGCGTGAACGAGGCGCAGTCGTGGTTGATGTCCGTGATCCCGCCACCTTTGCCGCACTGCATATCAGTGGCTCGAAGCATTTGGACAACCATTCCTTGCACGCTTTTATCCAAGGCGCCGATCTTGATGCACCGACTGTCGTCGTTTGCTATCACGGCAATTCCAGCCAGGGTGCGGCCGCCTACCTGATCAGCCAGGGCTTCTCCGACGTCTACAGCATGGACGGCGGTTTCGAGTTGTGGCGTACGACTTATCCTGCAGAAACCGCGCAAGGCACGCCCGAATAA